The following nucleotide sequence is from Amia ocellicauda isolate fAmiCal2 chromosome 2, fAmiCal2.hap1, whole genome shotgun sequence.
tacactcacctaaaggattattaggaacaccatactaatactgtgtttgaccccctttcgccttcagaactgccttaattctacgtggcattgattcaacaaggtgctgaaagcattctttagaaatgttggcccatattgataggatagcatcttgcagttgatggagatttgtgggatgcacatccagggcacgaagctcccgttccaccacatcccaaagatgctctattgggttgagatctggtgactgtgggggccagtttagtacagtgaactcattgtcatgttcaagaaaccaatttgaaatgattcgacctttgtgacatggtgcattatcctgctggaagtagccatcagaggatgggtacatgatggtcataaagggatggacatggcatttaaacgatgcccaattggcactaaggggcctaaagtgtgccaagaaaacatcccccacaccattacaccaccaccaccagcctgcacagtggtaacaaggcatgatggatccatgttctcattctgtttacgccaaattctgactctaccatctgaatgtctcaacagaaatcgagactcatcagaccaggcaacatttttccagtcttcaactgtccaattttggtgagcttgtgcaaattgtagcctctttttcctatttgtagtggagatgagtggtacccggtggggtcttctgctgttgtagcccatccgcctcaaggttgtacgtgttgtggcttcacaaatgctttgctgcataccttggttgtaacgagtggttatttcagtcaaagttgctcttctatcagcttgaatcagtcggcccattctcctctgacctctagcatcaacaaggcattttcgcccacaggactgccgcatactggatgttttatccttttcacaccattctttgtaaaccctagaaatggttgtgcgtgaaaatcccagtaactgagcagattgtgaaatactcagaccggctcgtctggcaccaacaaccatgccgcgctcaaaattgcttaaatcacctttctttcccattcagacattcagtttggagttcaggagattgtcttgaccaggaccacacccctaaatgcattgaagcaactgccatgtgattggttggttagataattgcattaatgagaaattgaacaggtgttcctaattatcctttaggtgagtgtatatatatatgtgtgtgtgttaattagCAATACAACACTATATTAATAAGGGCATGAATATGAATCATATATTACGATTTTAGAAATGTGATAAACACTTACTTATTAAAGAAATCAACCATACATACTTCTTAGTCAGTACATTTGTAAAGGTTTGATAAAGTTCAGCTCGATTTATGGATTTCCCAGTGGGTGGTGCTGTTGGCctgtttattgattttaattcactgacaaaaatgtacataaaacaataaaaacaaaacataatgtcAAGACTAAGATGGTGCTGAGGCTCACCTATATTTcttactaaaataataataatagaagaaaCATAACAAACAACACCACGGTTTGACATGCATATTAAATTATTGGAAAAGAACAATGCTTTTCAGGCTACCTACTGAATTATAAAACTTTATCAGAAATGGTTTCCGAAATACACAAATTTGAACATTTAAAAGCCAATAAATTTACTGAAAAACACTGCACCTCTCTGTGAGGCTTACTGAATAAGCACAAGGTAATTTCTATAAGCACCCCTAACACAATGATGTATTGAAAGGTATTGAATGCAATAAAAAAGTGAACTGAAGTTGAATTATtaaattgaattttaaaataagtaagGTTATATCAATACAACAGCTATACAAACCAAATGCTGAACTTCTTAAAACTTGTtagaattaatatttaataagtCATTTGAGACACATTCTATATATTTGTTGTCAATATTTAATGCAAATAGTACTGAAACTTTTAATAGTGTGTCATGGTCACCTATATTGGTTTCAGGCCTAAGATTATTTGTCTTTTCAACCAGCAAAAAAGGTGTAAATATTGGCAACCTAGTTTGACTTTAATATATCTTATTTCTGTGCAGGATCATTATGAACAACATCAAAAACATCTTCCCAACCTGGCAGAAATAAAGTGGTATTGCTTTATGACTTGTGGAATTGTTGGAGCATctgaatttaaatttaaatttaatcaaCTGATGTTGGGCACTGAAAGACACATTTATATCATGGACAGCATTCCTATTCCAGTTAGCCAAGTTATgtgtattaaaaaagaaaaaagacaaactgCAATGCCAAAAAAACCGACATTCTGATAAAAATATTTTAGAAGACAGTGATAATTGTATGGCAACAACAACATTATCCTCAAGTATTTTGTACGACTCTAAATGAtacattacagaaaacaaataatgcatttgagctgATAGAACATAGGAAAGCCTAGTATAGCTGACTTTCAGGGAATTCATTTCTGATCATTTCAAACAGAGCAATTTCACAATTGTTAGGTAAATACAGTTTTAGGTTTTTAGAAGATTTGGTTACAGTGACATTTCTGTTTGCTTCTGCTACAAAAAATCTTTCTGTTTCAATTTTATTGTAAGTTACTTGCTCAATTAAGTAACTTCAGATTAATGCAACCAAGTTAAATATCTCAGCATAATTGGCCATGGAATGAAACATGCTGGGTTTCAGTCGTTCATTTGCTCTCTGTTTTCCCTATAAACCCTTCCTTTACCAGGAAATACAAGTCATATCAAGTCATCATGTCAAAACCCCCTAAGGTGAGTAAAACTTTATAATTTTCTGCACAAGTAATAAAGTGAAAATTGTCTTGTAAATCATAACAAAAAGTTGTTATGCAGTAGTTAATAAAACATGATGACATTTTCATGGTCAAACAAGACGTTCATCTAAGACACTCACTTCttgaacaaaattaaatattactcATTTGTATTAGGCCTAAATGAACAATATTACCCATAATCTTGGGGAATGATAACTGCATTGATATCTTCCCAAGTCACAATTCCCTCCATTCATAGTGcaatttactgaaaacaagcaGTGCtgatacaacaacaacaaaacaacaatgacatgaaaacaacaacaacaacaacaacaacaataatacaaaaaataatacataatacaattttCATGCAAGGATCTCAAaaacaattacagatactaattgtaTTATAAATCCATGTTAAAGCTGacataaaaatataaagaatctaaaataaataagtatttaataggattatatttttaaatattaactgTTTCCCTGAAAGTAAGGCTTGGCTGGTGAAAATATTCTGACATTGGTCTACAAAACTGGAAATGGACCTACACAAAGCTATTGTACTgaactgagtcacattatgtcAAACTActtttaatataattgaattagaGTATAGTTTTATTAGTATCATTTAGACTATTTCAGTCCTGAGCACAACCTGAAGTTTGAGTTGAAACACTAGCAAATGAATCCCAAAAGGCATTAATCCCAAAGGCAAGGGTTTTGCGGTCAaggttaaaaacacaaatacatgcaCTAAAagggaacaaataaataatgaaatgtaacATTACGGTACAAAACACAATCCTGGCAGTGTATAAATGTACAAACACAAAGTCAATTAAAAGTAGCAGAGTACttataaaggaaaaaaacaaaaacaaaaaacagaatatgCAGATGCTAATTGACCTATGTTAATGTACTGTTAAATGTCTTAAGGACAGCCAATAACAAGATATTAAGTACAGTCAATTACATCTTGTGACCCTCAAGAGTTTGTCTTCTTAAGCTTTTTCAAGATTCTATTTTTCTGGAGCACAATTTCAAATGTCTtatgaatatgcaaatatgcCTGTTTCAAGAACTACATTTTTAATGCAATTACCAAACAAGAACATATAAATCCTTTACAGTTCTGCTCCAGcacacattacaaataaaatcaaatatgaatatatagctctggaaaagattaagagaccacttaacattgatttctgaacttggagtggtctccagagctgtatatgtattttatatgagCACTGCAACATAAGTGGTGGtagatgtttagttttttttaatcaggcAGCAATTCAGCATACTTCATATATCTGTATattaagttaaaacatttaacttAAAAGGAGAAAACCATGACTTTCTGACTATAGCACAACCAGACTACAAGCTCTGAATCTCACAGTATAAGATCTTTACCTGGCTTGTCTTTAACTGTTAATGTTAATGCTATAGATCTCATATGTGCAACAGTAAGTAATAAAAAAGCAAGTACCTGAATATTTCAtcgttacagaaaaaaaaatatttatatctgACATAATATACTTTGTATATGTGTGACCTAGACAGTCTGCTTTTGGATTGTGAAATAATCAAACATTGATCATACTAATTTAAGGGTCCACAGTTGACTCCATTGTATAAATAATCCATTCACCGTTAAATGCCAAATGAGTTGCAGCATTGGCTGACTGCTATGGACAAGAATACAATGGGTTGGAGCTCAAAATGTCTGCCTATTCATCAGCTGGAAACAAGAGTTTGTTTGTCTACAGAAGGTCTGTCTCTTTGAGTGTTGAAACAGAGTATCGATAGAGATCAGCAGGTCTGTCTCCTTTCCCAGTGCTCCTTGCTAGTCATACTGAAGACAACACCTCACTTGCAGGGTCTTTGTCTTTCTTCTCATCCTTTTCCAGATCGATAACATGGACAGTCCCTGGCCTGATCATCACATCTTCAGTTTCTCCCTGGCTCCGGCACTCCTCCACCTCCTGATACTTCCTAGAGGGGTAGGAGCCCTTAGAGAAGACCTCTTTGAAACGCTTCTTCATATCAGGGTCTGGGCAGTACAGATATTCATATAGAGCTGCTGCAATGATGCCACCCATGACTGGACCTACCCAGTACACCTGCAGCACAGAAATCACATTAGTCTGATATGTAACATTCATATAGAACATGGTACATCTGAGACAAACGCCTCTTCATTTTCTTAGCTGCATAACGTTCAATGCAAAAGTATAATTTAGTAACTTGTTAGCTGGGAATATTTCTAACCAATATCTTACATTCAATTGTGCAAACTTGCAGTTTAACTTGGTTCACTTCTATTTTGTGGCTCTATTTTTAGTCCTTGATGCATAAAACATGTGAACACTTAAAATTCAGAATAAAACTTTGATGCAAACCTAAaaagaaaccaacaacaacattaaaaataacacactTCTCTGAAAAGGCTCCATCAAAGCATTTGGTTATTTTAACAGAGTACCATATACACATTAGTTTCATACTATAAAGCCTCTGTTAGAAGGGGAGCATCCAGAGGGAGATATCAGTTCTTTATCATTGTTATTGGGACAAATGTATCTTTCTTCAGCATACAGTCTCAAAGGTTTTAGTTGGTAAGCCTTTCTAACTGCAAATTCAACAAATATTGCTCTGAATGTTTTGTACACACATGATcactgttaatgtgtttattaaataatgccagtaatgtaacaaatgtttgtaggtaatataattattatttaagagAACAGAGTCATTCCTTAATAgctttactgtattttaattaacaagTTAACTCTCTGGTGAAGTCTTATAGGGACTTTCTTTTCTTGGTATAATTGACATGTACAACTACACTCATAACTCAGATATATTAATATGTTGTTCTATaatgtttcattcaatcacaCTGATTCTCAGGTAAAGTAATCACATATGCTTTCCTAAAATACCAGAAAGTGCAAAGGCTTGCTAGTTCATAGCTGTGTTTGCAACAGCACGGTAAATCCTCCAGGACAACATTATAACACGTTAGCAGAAGTTCATAAATTAAAAAGCAATCTAAAATGCCTAATTCAATAAATTATGCAAGTGTTATACAACCAAGtttatatgtttaaaacaaaataaacaaaagcaacaTAATCCCAGTAACTGACAATATACTACaggatgtaaaaaaacaaaaacacttccaCAAACCCAAAATATAGCTATATTGACTATACAGACACATTTAGGCAGCAAAGAGAACATAAAAAAATGATTGGGCCTGAATAACATATTGAGGTTCCATAACATGATGTGTTCTTAAGAACAAAATAATTCatggtttgttttctgtgaCACACCACCCACAAGTGCAACCAACGACCGGAGACTGGACAATTCTTGGGATTAAGAGCTTCTGCTCTCGCAACAATTTCTTCTGAATCTCTGTCACTGGTAGAATGTTTTTCCACAAAATACAGGTACTCTGCCTTCAGGAGTTCATACAGATATCCCTCAACTTGGCAAATGGGCAAAAGGGTGAAAGCTGTGTATAAAGCTTTGTTTGCATGGGATTCCCTCTACACTTGTATAGGACAGTCAATTACGTGATGTCACAGCACCTTCACCATTTAAGTCCCCAGTGTTGTCTGTTCACAGTTTAAGAACTTTACAGGGCCTTAAAATTGCACAGCTAATGAAAAATAGCAAAAGCATGACTGGAATAATCATTGgcttaatatatattacaatttagCCCTTAGTTAATGTTGACTACAAGTACCCTTTAATTGGCATTGTAATGGCATTGAATGTTTGGCTGCAACATGGTCCCTAATTGTTTTTCACATCTGTATGATCTCTGTATTATATGTACAGAAACAGGCTTGTAATAACACTAACAATATGCAGAGACAATGGCACATTTATTCAAGGTACTTTTATACATAATGGGTACTGAATGTGTACTATGTTCTTACCCAGTGATTTTCCCATTTTCCTGTGATAACAGCAGGCCCAAATGAGCGCGCAGGATTCATACTTGCTCCTGTGTAGTTGATCTGAAAACAATATGCAATTGCAATACACTGGTTACGACCTGGCTTTTGATTATCACACTGTCACCAAATGAactaaggaaaataaataataaccggAGGAAAATACTTATTAGtacataaacacacagagaACTGTCTATGTGTTCCCAAGGCACTTTAATCTTTCTATTTCCTTTCTGACATGAATACTTTGTTAGAATAGTATATGTGAAgggttacattttttattgttaataaacCATGGATTTTCTACAGCAACAGTTTATGACATGTTTttcctgtgtgtatatatctgtgCCCTTTGTTTACTGATTTCTCAGAGGAGAAAGACACATCAGGCAGGTTTGTACCAATCAGCAGTTTCCACAGTTGCTAGGAAACCACAGATACATCCACACTTGATGTTTTTGCTTGTTCAGAGGGACTGTCTGAAAACAGCAGCTTTATAATACTAACTTACACTTGCTGCTGCATTTCTGTCTTGGGTTACAAAAGCATATCATGTCAATCTACACTGATAACACACACTACTTGAGATTCAAAaggaaaaactgaacaaaacatgAACTGTAGCTATGGAGGTGGTGATGGCAACAAAAGCAAGAGATTGAGAACTTCAAGCCTTTTCTCAAGACTTACAGCAAACAGATGTCCGATGGTGACAGCAAAACCTATGGCCAAAGCAGCAGAGCCCTTGAGATCCTTTCGTTTGGCATCACAAGTGGCAAAAACAGTGAAAACCAGTTCAAAGGTGATAAACAACTCGACCACGAGTGCATGACCAACAGAGATCTTAGAGTTGACCTGTTGAGAAAGCAGAATTGGGAAACAAGGTATGCTTACATTGATAGTGCTTACATACACAAAAGAGTATATCCAGAAACAAGATTATATTTCACCTATATTAATAAGATAGGATCTGAGCCTTATTGTAATTTAATGCTTAAAGTAACCCAAACGACttctaaaatgaataataaacccCCAATTAACACAATAAGACCACCAACTCCAAATACCAAATTCCTAAACTGACATTGTTTCCTTCTATGTACTTGTGTCTGACTAAATCTTGTCAGTGGAACCTATTTTTTACTCCCAACTCATCTCTACCATACTGCaaaacagtatgcatttttaaatatctgaATTAATAATGAATTCTAACCATTCAACTGAACCACAAAGACATCTGGAAACCTTACCGTGGTGACTCCCAAGCCACCCTTCACATCAGCAGGTGTCACAAGGTACAGGATTCCTGCCCCAGCTATAGCCCCCAGGCACTGGGCAAGCACATAAAATATACCCTTTGCCAAGCTGAGCTTCCTAGTGCAGACCAAGGCCgcagacacagcagggttaatgTGGGCACCGCTGATGTGTCCAAAGCACTGCACCATGGTGGCAATGCTGAGCCCAAAGCACAGGGAGATGAGGACAAGGTCTGATGGCTGTGGGTTTGCCTTTTCACTCCAGTTGATTGTAGAGCCAAGACTGAGGAGGACAAAAATCAAGGTTGCCAAGAACTCCCCAGAAACAGCTCTCCAAAATGACTGGGTCCAGATGCCTTTAAACGCCACCATGATGCTCTCACAATTACACGATGGCAGGCACCTCCTAAAGTAGAATACAGGAGAAAATGAAATGATGGGCTGGATGGGTTTTGTATGATGAAATCTTAAATGGcactgttttaaatgtatatgtaaattAACATAATAGATATTTATAAAGTTTTAAATAATCATATTGTTTGTACTATTCAAGCAATATTCTCTATAttactatattttattaaagtctGTGACTTTAATAATATACTATTTTAAATCATAACATGAAATACTCCTGTAATTTTCCTTTGAACTCggtaaatacattataatctCAAATCAAGAAGTAGATCACAAGACCAGGTAAAAGTAAGGTGCTTTAAACCTGAGTCTTGCAAACTAGTTGAAGTTGTGGTTAAACAATCCCATTTCAAGGTCTGCAGAATAAATCTGAGACaagtaaatattattttttaagttatgGTTCCCAGAATACAACATGGCAAACCAACACTTTTGGATGGTGATAATAAACCAATAGAGGAATTAATTTCCCAGGTTAATCATTTTTGGACTTCTGGCTCATAATGTTTAAGACTGAAGTGAGATCAGGGTTAAACAATCTGCTCGCCATTGGTATGTAAATCAATTCTGTTTGAGTGGGTTGGCACAacacatccaaaacatgatgcCAGACAAGGACTAGGAGGTAATGAATAGCACTGAATGGCTGAATAAGTGTAATCTAATACGttttacaaacacatttttcataatTAGAATGAGtgataaaacagaaaacatgtgCAGGATACATGTGTGACCAATACTGTATCCCAGTGCAATGGCATTGAGCAAACTTTATTGATTACACCCTATAGCTTTGTTAGTTGTTGACAATTAATTTTAAAGAGGTAATATACATTTCTGAAATGTCCTTAACTGATTTCTAGACAATAGCAGTGTCTTAACTCAGTTCAATCAACTAAAAATTTTagtttcctaaaaaaaaaatctgtgttcAATCTCCTCTGAAAATATTCATATAAATAGATGGATAACAATACATCACAATGTATTAAACTTTtccaaatgaagggtgtgaacaCGTTTAACCAAGACTTTTCTTTCTCTGCATGTCTACAAATTACTAACATTAAAAACTGCTGATCATATTGTCCAGCTTTAACACATTGTCAAAGCATGTAAACTTACCACTTACAACAAcacgttttgtttttccccaatATAACTGGCGCATAGGATCCTTTCATATCGTTTGACTGTGGTTGATTAATTTGCAGACTGTCAGTTTGGAGAAAGTCACAAAAATAACCCCTTCCATGTCACTTTTACTTCTCTTCAGAtagtttcaaatgaaaatatatattaaaaaatcatGACTAATAAATGATGTTTGATGTGAGTCCAATCCATTcttacaatgaaaaacaaaaagttacAATCCTTACTTACAGGCAAGCTGCTGTTTGATGAAGTTTAGACAATGTTTTAGATGCTGAAGAGGAGGATGTGGCTCTGCTTACAGAAGATGAACCACACATTATGTCCTGTGTAGCCAAGGGGAGTTTTAATATACAAGTTTAGGGACATCTCCCCAAGAGGATGGAGCAAGAGCTAACCCTGAGGGAGGAGATTGCAAGATCTGCTAGTCACGCCCAAAGGGCACCGTGCAGACCGAAATTTTAAACAcaggtcgcgttcttgtagcacagatttccacaggtctgcgcagatctgcaaaaTCTctccgatcccattggtggagcagcacagatccgtgcagaactgcggacatctgcgctacatgaACGCGACCACAGTACTTTCATGACAAGAGCAGGCTTCTGTATCAACAAGGAGCTCCAAACACAATGTATGAATAGGAATACATCTCTTGATCTACTGCTGCACGGATGGTACACCTCCGGCAATCCGAAGACATATTTTAAACTAATAAACCGGTAAATAACCTAAATTGGGGGACAAGTTCTTCATGATGTTCATGCATATCCACGCAATTATGTGGTTTGATTGGGACAAATTCCTATCTTATCCTCAGCAAAGGATGTGCGCTTTTCCCCCTCTCCAAGATGTTacactatttttaaatatataaacataattagcCATGTAATTTCGTTGACATCCGTCCAGAACTGTATATGTGCATCTCAGATGTGTCTAAATCTATTTTTGTGTGTTCATTCATATCAGCTAAAAAATCCGATTACAAATTAAAGTACGATTCTTAAGAGAAATCAgtttcatgtttaaaatatgtattcatgtg
It contains:
- the aqp4 gene encoding aquaporin-4 isoform X4, giving the protein MVAFKGIWTQSFWRAVSGEFLATLIFVLLSLGSTINWSEKANPQPSDLVLISLCFGLSIATMVQCFGHISGAHINPAVSAALVCTRKLSLAKGIFYVLAQCLGAIAGAGILYLVTPADVKGGLGVTTVNSKISVGHALVVELFITFELVFTVFATCDAKRKDLKGSAALAIGFAVTIGHLFAINYTGASMNPARSFGPAVITGKWENHWVYWVGPVMGGIIAAALYEYLYCPDPDMKKRFKEVFSKGSYPSRKYQEVEECRSQGETEDVMIRPGTVHVIDLEKDEKKDKDPASEVLSSV
- the aqp4 gene encoding aquaporin-4 isoform X3, with the translated sequence MKGSYAPVILGKNKTCCCKWRCLPSCNCESIMVAFKGIWTQSFWRAVSGEFLATLIFVLLSLGSTINWSEKANPQPSDLVLISLCFGLSIATMVQCFGHISGAHINPAVSAALVCTRKLSLAKGIFYVLAQCLGAIAGAGILYLVTPADVKGGLGVTTVNSKISVGHALVVELFITFELVFTVFATCDAKRKDLKGSAALAIGFAVTIGHLFAINYTGASMNPARSFGPAVITGKWENHWVYWVGPVMGGIIAAALYEYLYCPDPDMKKRFKEVFSKGSYPSRKYQEVEECRSQGETEDVMIRPGTVHVIDLEKDEKKDKDPASEVLSSV
- the aqp4 gene encoding aquaporin-4 isoform X1 yields the protein MLTTEGPDRTIKRQNRQYRGDMSDRPASGRVGRCLPSCNCESIMVAFKGIWTQSFWRAVSGEFLATLIFVLLSLGSTINWSEKANPQPSDLVLISLCFGLSIATMVQCFGHISGAHINPAVSAALVCTRKLSLAKGIFYVLAQCLGAIAGAGILYLVTPADVKGGLGVTTVNSKISVGHALVVELFITFELVFTVFATCDAKRKDLKGSAALAIGFAVTIGHLFAINYTGASMNPARSFGPAVITGKWENHWVYWVGPVMGGIIAAALYEYLYCPDPDMKKRFKEVFSKGSYPSRKYQEVEECRSQGETEDVMIRPGTVHVIDLEKDEKKDKDPASEVLSSV
- the aqp4 gene encoding aquaporin-4 isoform X2, which produces MCGSSSVSRATSSSSASKTLSKLHQTAACLRCLPSCNCESIMVAFKGIWTQSFWRAVSGEFLATLIFVLLSLGSTINWSEKANPQPSDLVLISLCFGLSIATMVQCFGHISGAHINPAVSAALVCTRKLSLAKGIFYVLAQCLGAIAGAGILYLVTPADVKGGLGVTTVNSKISVGHALVVELFITFELVFTVFATCDAKRKDLKGSAALAIGFAVTIGHLFAINYTGASMNPARSFGPAVITGKWENHWVYWVGPVMGGIIAAALYEYLYCPDPDMKKRFKEVFSKGSYPSRKYQEVEECRSQGETEDVMIRPGTVHVIDLEKDEKKDKDPASEVLSSV